One part of the Sphingobacterium sp. LZ7M1 genome encodes these proteins:
- the traJ gene encoding conjugative transposon protein TraJ, with the protein MMKPLLVYLGLILFASMVPLVSKGQGIAQEMQSMHAVLEQLYAEMMPLCSTLIGVAQGIAGFAATWYIGSRVWRHIANAEPVDFYPLLRPFVIGFCIALFPSVISLINGVMNPVVSASSAMVKDSNRAIEVLLEKKEEAIRQTDSWQMYVGDTGEGNRDKWYKYTHGEDPSSEGMLDEIGNDIKFAMAKASYNFRNSVKEWLSEVLQILFEAAALCINTLRTFQLVVLSILGPLVFGIAVFDGFQHTLTVWIARYINIFLWLPVANIFGGILGKIQENMLKLDLSQLADQGDTFFSRTDLAYLVFLIIGIVGYFSVPSVANYIVHAGGGSVLGQKVGSLISKSSQVVLSGGAAAGGMVIDALGSAHNKMTQDLSGSSQSDPYFPHERKGHSFMDDKLKGQ; encoded by the coding sequence ATGATGAAACCTTTACTAGTATACTTGGGCTTGATTCTATTTGCTTCTATGGTTCCCTTGGTATCCAAGGGGCAGGGAATTGCCCAGGAAATGCAGAGTATGCATGCAGTCTTGGAGCAGCTATACGCTGAGATGATGCCCCTTTGCAGCACACTGATCGGTGTAGCCCAAGGGATTGCCGGATTTGCTGCGACGTGGTATATCGGTTCTAGGGTCTGGCGGCATATTGCCAATGCGGAACCGGTGGATTTTTATCCCTTACTTCGACCATTTGTCATCGGCTTCTGCATTGCACTGTTTCCATCGGTCATTTCGCTGATCAATGGCGTGATGAATCCGGTCGTTTCAGCTAGTTCAGCAATGGTGAAAGATTCAAACCGCGCGATTGAAGTGCTGCTTGAAAAAAAGGAAGAAGCCATCAGGCAAACCGATTCCTGGCAAATGTATGTAGGGGATACCGGAGAAGGAAATCGTGATAAATGGTATAAATATACCCACGGCGAAGATCCTTCATCAGAGGGAATGCTGGATGAAATTGGCAATGATATCAAGTTTGCCATGGCCAAAGCATCCTATAATTTCCGCAATTCAGTCAAGGAATGGCTCAGTGAGGTCTTACAGATCCTGTTTGAGGCCGCAGCACTATGCATCAATACGCTGCGAACCTTTCAGTTGGTGGTGCTATCCATTTTAGGCCCCTTGGTGTTCGGCATTGCCGTGTTTGACGGCTTTCAGCATACCCTGACCGTTTGGATCGCCAGATACATCAATATTTTCCTTTGGCTTCCGGTTGCCAATATCTTTGGTGGTATTCTGGGCAAAATCCAGGAAAATATGCTCAAGCTTGACCTCTCACAACTCGCCGATCAAGGAGATACCTTCTTTAGCCGGACGGACTTGGCGTATTTGGTTTTCCTGATCATCGGTATCGTGGGCTATTTCAGCGTGCCTTCGGTAGCCAACTATATCGTGCATGCGGGAGGTGGTTCGGTGCTGGGTCAGAAAGTTGGAAGCCTGATATCCAAATCCAGTCAAGTGGTCCTCAGTGGGGGCGCTGCTGCAGGGGGAATGGTCATCGATGCCTTAGGTTCAGCCCATAATAAAATGACCCAAGATCTGTCGGGAAGCAGCCAGTCGGATCCTTATTTCCCCCATGAGAGAAAGGGGCATTCCTTTATGGACGATAAATTGAAAGGGCAGTAA
- the traK gene encoding conjugative transposon protein TraK has protein sequence MFGKLRNLDRAFQQVRLFSILTVSGSLILSFYALYQSFRSVRGMQDRIYVLAQGKAMEAYASNRGENFNAEAKSHIANFHQLFFNLVPDEQANRKNIRMALYLADQRAHRVYSDLVESGYYINLVSGNVSQKIAVDSIQLFERQLEMHFRFFGKQTITRSSQIVVRSLITEGSLREIARSDHNPHGLLIEQWKTLENKDIEVAQRNR, from the coding sequence ATGTTTGGAAAATTAAGAAACTTGGATCGTGCATTTCAGCAAGTACGCCTATTCAGTATATTGACTGTATCTGGGAGCCTTATACTGAGCTTTTATGCACTGTATCAGAGTTTCAGGTCAGTACGCGGCATGCAGGACCGAATCTATGTCCTTGCACAGGGAAAAGCCATGGAGGCTTACGCCAGCAATCGCGGAGAAAATTTTAACGCAGAGGCAAAAAGTCATATCGCAAATTTTCACCAGCTGTTCTTCAATTTGGTACCCGACGAGCAGGCTAACCGCAAGAATATCCGAATGGCGCTGTACTTGGCGGACCAGCGTGCCCACCGCGTCTACTCGGATCTCGTGGAAAGCGGTTATTATATCAACTTGGTTTCGGGAAATGTCAGCCAGAAGATCGCAGTTGATAGTATCCAGCTTTTTGAGCGTCAGCTGGAGATGCATTTTCGCTTTTTTGGCAAGCAAACCATCACCAGAAGTAGCCAAATCGTTGTCCGCTCGCTCATTACGGAGGGGTCTCTAAGAGAAATCGCGCGATCGGACCATAATCCGCACGGGCTGTTGATTGAACAATGGAAGACACTGGAAAACAAGGATATTGAAGTCGCCCAAAGAAATCGATAA
- the traM gene encoding conjugative transposon protein TraM translates to MKQFRWSRRKQQLLFAAPLLILPVAALGFWSMENLEQHKKETLDSLKNGTLLDVPQAQVSSKEEPDKMDLYANSVFLEDGQPITSVPLNENWNQQSVDSIHDGAFSSTDDAFMNLEASNEGSQQVAVLEKRLLSLQAQLNQQRPPLQENQYENMARPLTSPISSDVQRLELLMEKMETGNTEDPELAQLSSMLEKIISIQHPERLQQEMQQEALALQPAIYEVTGERDLVPRSLMLDNVVEGEVEGFFGLGDPGEMQLQKENAIQAEIYGEQTVVNGSTLRISLREDVQLAGSKLKKGSMLFGVVGLQGDRLQVRISGIRMDQSLLPVELALFDLDGIAGIYIPGSIAREGAKNALDQGIQAMRFSELNESLSGKAIDVGIDAAKDLLARKAKLIKVTIKDGYRVLLKQK, encoded by the coding sequence ATGAAACAATTCCGATGGAGCCGGCGCAAGCAGCAGCTGCTTTTTGCCGCCCCGCTATTGATCCTTCCTGTCGCCGCTCTGGGATTTTGGAGTATGGAAAACCTTGAGCAACATAAAAAGGAGACCTTAGACAGCTTAAAAAATGGAACCTTGTTGGATGTTCCACAGGCACAAGTTTCCAGTAAAGAAGAACCGGACAAAATGGATCTATATGCAAATAGCGTATTCCTTGAGGATGGCCAACCTATAACATCTGTCCCTCTGAACGAAAATTGGAACCAGCAGTCGGTCGACAGCATTCATGACGGAGCATTCTCTTCAACAGATGATGCCTTTATGAACCTCGAGGCATCAAATGAAGGTTCTCAACAAGTGGCAGTGCTGGAAAAACGCTTGCTTTCCCTGCAGGCCCAGCTGAACCAACAGAGACCTCCCTTGCAGGAAAATCAATACGAAAACATGGCAAGACCCTTAACCTCTCCAATTTCTTCAGATGTCCAAAGGCTTGAACTGTTGATGGAAAAGATGGAAACGGGGAATACGGAAGACCCAGAACTCGCTCAGCTTTCAAGCATGCTCGAGAAAATCATTTCGATTCAGCATCCCGAACGCCTGCAGCAGGAAATGCAGCAAGAAGCTCTGGCACTACAACCTGCTATTTATGAAGTGACTGGTGAACGGGATCTTGTACCACGCAGTTTGATGCTGGATAACGTTGTTGAAGGTGAAGTAGAAGGATTTTTTGGACTGGGTGATCCGGGGGAAATGCAGCTGCAAAAGGAAAATGCCATTCAGGCTGAAATCTACGGAGAACAAACGGTTGTCAATGGATCCACCTTAAGGATAAGCTTGAGAGAGGACGTTCAACTTGCTGGTTCAAAGCTAAAGAAAGGCAGCATGCTATTCGGTGTGGTCGGCCTGCAAGGCGATCGACTTCAGGTCAGGATCAGTGGAATTCGTATGGATCAGTCTTTACTGCCCGTGGAACTAGCGCTCTTTGACTTGGACGGGATTGCGGGCATCTATATTCCGGGATCCATCGCCCGGGAAGGTGCCAAGAACGCTTTAGATCAAGGCATACAAGCCATGCGATTCAGTGAATTGAATGAATCGCTGAGTGGAAAGGCGATCGATGTGGGAATCGATGCGGCAAAGGATCTGCTTGCCAGAAAAGCGAAGCTAATCAAGGTGACCATTAAGGACGGATACCGGGTCTTGCTTAAGCAGAAATAA
- the traN gene encoding conjugative transposon protein TraN — MKNIIMYLAILGIWYPWNAAAQQRKPTKLAISHNKTTNIVFPFSIVGVDRGSPDILVQKAQGVAHILQVKSSIADFDTTNLSVITGDGRLHSFILSYAKSPKELEYVVPKISSRQIPGPDANEECLESNIRLLKQLPTDKLIKSSKAFGMECALQGLFVQDNLFYFVFQISNKSAIDYDMENLRFFVRDNKQVKRTASQELEISPIPTPKSNVSVAGSAKQKIVYVLPKFTLADQKHLLIEIKEKDGGRNFEIRLKNKDLMKAKWIND, encoded by the coding sequence ATGAAAAACATCATTATGTACTTGGCAATCCTTGGGATCTGGTATCCTTGGAATGCCGCGGCTCAGCAGAGGAAGCCGACGAAACTCGCCATAAGCCATAACAAAACCACCAATATTGTCTTTCCTTTTTCCATTGTCGGTGTTGATCGCGGAAGTCCGGATATTTTGGTGCAGAAAGCCCAAGGTGTCGCACACATCCTGCAGGTAAAATCTTCCATAGCCGATTTTGACACCACAAACCTCTCGGTTATTACCGGAGATGGACGTCTGCACAGCTTTATATTAAGCTATGCAAAATCACCAAAGGAGCTCGAGTATGTTGTTCCTAAAATCAGTAGCAGACAGATTCCGGGGCCAGATGCCAATGAGGAGTGCTTGGAATCAAATATCAGATTATTAAAACAGCTACCTACCGATAAGCTGATTAAAAGTAGCAAAGCATTCGGTATGGAATGTGCGCTTCAGGGATTATTCGTGCAAGATAACCTGTTTTATTTCGTATTCCAGATCAGCAATAAATCGGCTATCGATTATGACATGGAAAACCTGAGGTTCTTTGTCCGGGATAATAAACAGGTCAAAAGGACAGCATCCCAAGAACTTGAAATCAGCCCGATCCCTACACCTAAAAGCAACGTATCGGTGGCAGGTTCTGCAAAACAAAAAATCGTCTATGTGCTCCCCAAATTTACGCTGGCCGATCAAAAACACCTGCTGATAGAAATCAAGGAGAAAGATGGCGGAAGAAATTTTGAAATACGGCTGAAAAACAAAGACCTGATGAAGGCGAAATGGATAAACGATTAA